One Halolamina litorea genomic window carries:
- a CDS encoding GTP cyclohydrolase III — protein MTRPQLTHIQIDNYGPWTVEPEPRREMDLQTLQSRLFADLAQFVGSRDGYVFFTRFDNMVAVTNGLDESGHALLQESIGNRYPISISLGTAVDPVPIEALEGATERVQEGGSAQDQTRREVLAGEYRPPEEGDVSIAHFDVNDATGKYTDRLNEFDSFIRIEQSYASLMRHMREAHGALSFFVGGDNIISVVPEMTEAEYEAAIDHVSEDAGVELKVGVGHGPTPHDAGIDAKHALEDCRYDGTRVEFADHE, from the coding sequence ATGACTCGGCCGCAGCTTACGCATATCCAGATCGACAACTACGGCCCGTGGACCGTCGAACCCGAGCCACGCCGGGAGATGGACCTGCAGACGCTCCAGTCCCGGCTGTTCGCCGACTTGGCGCAGTTCGTCGGCTCGCGGGACGGCTACGTCTTCTTCACCCGGTTCGACAACATGGTCGCGGTCACCAACGGCCTCGACGAGAGCGGGCACGCGCTCCTGCAGGAGTCAATCGGCAACCGCTATCCGATCTCTATCAGCCTCGGGACTGCCGTCGACCCCGTGCCGATCGAGGCCCTCGAAGGCGCGACCGAACGCGTCCAGGAGGGGGGCAGCGCACAGGACCAGACACGCCGTGAGGTCCTCGCCGGCGAGTACCGGCCGCCCGAGGAGGGCGACGTGAGCATCGCCCACTTCGACGTGAACGACGCGACCGGGAAGTACACCGACCGGCTCAACGAGTTCGACTCCTTCATCCGGATCGAACAGTCCTACGCCAGCCTGATGCGCCACATGCGCGAGGCCCACGGCGCGCTGTCCTTCTTCGTCGGCGGCGACAACATCATCTCGGTCGTCCCGGAGATGACCGAGGCGGAGTACGAGGCGGCCATCGACCACGTCAGCGAGGACGCCGGCGTGGAACTCAAGGTCGGCGTCGGCCACGGCCCGACGCCCCACGACGCCGGGATCGACGCCAAGCACGCGCTGGAGGATTGCCGCTACGACGGCACCCGCGTCGAGTTCGCCGACCACGAGTAG